The following proteins are co-located in the uncultured Draconibacterium sp. genome:
- a CDS encoding alpha/beta fold hydrolase has protein sequence MKKINYMFLWTIALLTFSCQFIPKDPLDFPKNEYFNIEAINCKSSNGQNIFGVAYIPKGEKNEKFPLIILAHGYGSSHMFLTHYGTALAKNGIACYSFDFCGGSNFSKSEGRTTEMSVFTEKDDIEGVLTASRDWAFVDTTNIFLSGESQGGFVTALTAVEHQEEIKGMVLLYPAFHMPDAMREMFPRKSEIQDEMDFPNKMKIGRCYVDALYDLDAFEATKNFDKEVLILHGNKDKAVPISYAEKAVEQYPSANLKVLKGAGHVFIFRRHRKMAIHYMIEFINNNIQ, from the coding sequence ATGAAGAAAATAAATTATATGTTTCTGTGGACTATTGCTCTATTAACCTTTAGTTGCCAGTTCATACCAAAAGACCCTCTTGATTTCCCCAAAAACGAATACTTTAATATTGAAGCCATAAACTGTAAAAGTTCAAATGGTCAAAACATATTTGGGGTTGCATATATTCCAAAAGGAGAGAAAAATGAAAAATTTCCATTAATAATACTTGCTCATGGTTATGGTAGTTCGCATATGTTTTTGACACATTATGGAACAGCATTGGCAAAAAATGGGATTGCCTGCTATAGTTTTGACTTTTGTGGTGGTTCTAACTTTAGCAAAAGCGAAGGAAGAACAACTGAGATGTCAGTCTTTACTGAAAAAGATGATATAGAAGGGGTATTGACAGCATCAAGAGACTGGGCGTTTGTTGATACTACCAATATATTCTTAAGCGGTGAAAGCCAAGGAGGATTTGTTACTGCATTAACTGCGGTGGAACACCAAGAAGAAATAAAGGGGATGGTATTGCTTTATCCTGCTTTTCATATGCCAGATGCGATGAGGGAAATGTTCCCGCGCAAAAGTGAGATACAAGATGAGATGGATTTCCCGAATAAAATGAAAATAGGCCGATGTTATGTTGATGCCCTTTATGATTTGGATGCGTTTGAAGCAACAAAAAATTTTGATAAAGAGGTTCTTATTCTTCACGGAAATAAAGATAAAGCTGTACCCATTTCGTATGCGGAAAAAGCAGTTGAGCAATATCCTTCTGCAAATTTAAAGGTATTAAAAGGAGCTGGGCATGTATTTATTTTCAGAAGACACAGAAAAATGGCTATACACTATATGATTGAATTCATCAATAATAACATCCAATAA
- a CDS encoding RagB/SusD family nutrient uptake outer membrane protein — protein sequence MKHIFSSILIFILVAVSVTSCNEDLLDIEQQGVMGLSTYQTGDDTQVKQFISAVYALVLGDSYQAVLAGGQASYRAVNYEMSRMSAESANYYVYQEGSDARTYSYIWSYYYKIAYYCNMILEGLPENNVASENVKSQVMAEARAIRAIAMMNLVQLYGNPPLADHVMDGSELNTPASESWAFIESELEAAAGELPTKSGLGGQEAVGGRLTQEAAYAYLGKAQLWQAKYNEAANTLYNKVIATGKYALNPNFATLNSSAVDFSDENIWEFNFSDDPSVATAQEGTFDIACYSPAVPVWYFKYASIILGFGLGSYPSDDFATFLENHDGKDNSRYQETLIDYYTASMMGYVSLPIDECEGYIKVKDMCLAEDLVGDFPYYFNKRSVVYMRYAEVLLNYAEAIAMGGSPGAMSGLDALNMVRNRAGLEDAPSLDMDNAEYGVKAERRAELYGEGHRFIDLVRWGDAPQVLADCGKQAVTFNGLTEDGSFDVVTAITGGPGFKSGKNELFPIPTSDLNNNPSLIQNPGW from the coding sequence ATGAAACATATATTTAGTTCAATTTTAATATTCATTCTGGTTGCAGTTTCTGTAACATCATGTAATGAAGATTTACTTGATATCGAGCAGCAGGGGGTTATGGGACTCTCTACATATCAGACAGGAGATGATACACAAGTAAAACAGTTTATATCAGCTGTATATGCTTTGGTTTTGGGAGATTCATATCAGGCCGTATTGGCAGGAGGTCAAGCCAGCTATCGTGCTGTAAACTACGAAATGTCTCGTATGAGTGCAGAATCTGCTAATTATTACGTTTATCAAGAAGGTTCCGATGCCAGGACATATTCTTATATCTGGTCTTATTATTATAAGATTGCTTATTACTGCAATATGATCCTGGAAGGTCTTCCTGAAAATAATGTAGCATCTGAAAATGTAAAATCTCAGGTTATGGCCGAAGCACGTGCAATTCGTGCGATTGCAATGATGAATCTGGTTCAGTTATATGGAAATCCGCCACTGGCAGATCATGTTATGGATGGCAGTGAATTAAATACTCCGGCTTCAGAATCATGGGCGTTTATTGAAAGCGAACTGGAAGCTGCAGCCGGTGAACTGCCGACTAAGTCTGGACTCGGAGGACAGGAGGCAGTAGGTGGCCGCCTTACTCAGGAAGCTGCTTATGCTTATTTAGGTAAAGCTCAATTATGGCAAGCTAAATACAATGAGGCAGCAAACACCCTATACAATAAGGTGATCGCTACAGGTAAATATGCTTTAAATCCAAACTTTGCAACACTTAACAGTTCAGCAGTTGACTTTAGTGATGAAAATATATGGGAATTTAACTTTAGTGATGACCCTAGTGTTGCAACTGCACAGGAAGGAACTTTTGATATCGCATGCTATTCTCCTGCTGTACCGGTTTGGTATTTTAAGTATGCAAGCATAATCTTAGGTTTTGGTCTGGGATCTTATCCTTCGGATGATTTTGCGACATTCTTGGAAAACCACGATGGAAAAGATAACTCACGCTATCAGGAAACCTTAATAGACTACTATACTGCAAGTATGATGGGATATGTGAGTTTGCCAATTGACGAATGTGAGGGATATATTAAAGTAAAAGATATGTGTCTGGCTGAAGATTTGGTTGGAGATTTTCCTTACTATTTCAATAAACGGAGCGTTGTATACATGCGTTATGCAGAGGTGTTGTTAAATTATGCTGAGGCAATAGCTATGGGCGGTTCTCCAGGTGCAATGTCTGGACTTGACGCACTTAACATGGTTCGCAATCGCGCCGGTCTGGAAGATGCTCCTTCGTTAGATATGGATAATGCAGAGTATGGTGTGAAAGCAGAACGCCGTGCAGAACTATATGGAGAAGGACATCGATTTATTGACCTTGTTCGTTGGGGCGATGCTCCGCAAGTTCTTGCAGATTGTGGTAAACAGGCTGTAACCTTTAATGGCCTTACAGAAGACGGCAGCTTTGATGTCGTTACGGCAATTACAGGTGGCCCTGGTTTTAAGAGCGGTAAGAATGAATTGTTCCCAATTCCAACAAGTGATTTAAATAATAATCCAAGTCTTATTCAAAATCCAGGTTGGTAA
- a CDS encoding TonB-dependent receptor, with amino-acid sequence MKNHRNWAILPMHGKTLRFLSALTLCMLVAMSVFSQTKAISGRVTDSNGEPLPGVTVIVKETTIGITSDFDGNYSLEVPVNAEVLSFSFVGMKTQEIEIGTQTRINIVLEEESIGLDEVVAIGYGVQKKSNITGAISSVKGEELASSLGSNAASAIQGRVSGVQVVNNSGAPGATPTLRVRGYSSNGSSDPLYIVDGLKVSDISYLEPTSIESMEILKDAASAAIYGAEAGNGVILITTKSGSLGQTKIMADVQWSFSNLANKVDLLDAEQYTQFYTEAFGDVFTSLYNEHYIDGTDTDWQDEMYETGLMQKYNLSLQGGNKAGKFFISLGYMDNDGMVKLDRDYYKRFTGQINSSYNIKPWLEVGSNNTITSVNSSTLSENSVQYGMMKDIVLADPLTPVYYNSNDLPARVQTVIANGLHPVTSDNGEYYGYSWARSGLNPLAAVQTSNTANKTFSVNGMTYANIKPFKNFVFTSRLGYTLGNVANQEYNPTRWDGYFKDVDAPLVLRSQQVAARYYQWENFFNYTLETEQTGNFSIMAGSSYINKEYNIVGAQTNELSSEEPNFIYLNYSTTSANDFVTGNLSYQRQIAYYGRLSWDYKNRYNVQANFRADSYDAAYLDLDHNWGYFPSISAGWTFSNENFMESVKGNFFTYGKLRASYGVNGSISNLGNYMYAATLRTGQYDLTGNTANMAYWLDDQLYRGTYPNSVLANPKLRWERSKQQNYGLDLRFMNDRLSTTIEYYNKLTDGLLIQSVAPLVTGAETVFQNLGEVTNSGLELELTWKDKIGDFSYEIRGSFATVNNNVDKYRGEGTRIEGARMLASSSYITFFEEGYPLWYIRGYKLDGVDATTGAPIFADLTDDGEITEADRTDLGNAIPDYTYGLTLSASYKNFDVSIYGTGTSGNSMVYAMMSTSGSEQSNRPAFLYEDRWTSSNTQASLPAPLYQMNDPRFYNSDAFVFDASFFKIKQIQLGYKLPKKLMDPIGMESVRAYVQLDNFFTFTDYPGSDPETNAYNSAMALDFGSYPIAKSVSFGFNITF; translated from the coding sequence ATGAAAAATCACAGAAATTGGGCAATTCTGCCCATGCATGGAAAAACGTTAAGGTTTCTTTCTGCATTAACACTCTGCATGCTTGTTGCAATGAGTGTTTTTTCTCAGACAAAAGCTATTTCAGGGAGGGTTACCGATTCAAATGGTGAACCTCTTCCGGGAGTAACTGTAATTGTCAAAGAAACAACTATCGGTATTACTTCCGACTTTGATGGAAACTACTCACTTGAAGTTCCGGTTAATGCTGAGGTTTTATCCTTTTCGTTCGTAGGGATGAAAACTCAGGAAATTGAGATTGGTACCCAAACCCGAATTAATATTGTGCTCGAAGAAGAATCAATTGGATTGGATGAAGTAGTTGCAATTGGTTATGGAGTTCAAAAAAAGAGCAATATTACAGGTGCCATAAGTAGCGTAAAAGGTGAAGAATTGGCAAGTAGTCTTGGTTCAAATGCGGCCTCTGCAATACAAGGGAGGGTTTCTGGTGTACAGGTAGTAAATAATTCCGGAGCTCCTGGAGCAACTCCTACCCTAAGAGTACGTGGTTATAGTTCAAACGGATCAAGCGATCCCCTATACATTGTTGACGGACTTAAGGTAAGTGATATTAGTTACCTGGAACCAACTAGCATCGAAAGTATGGAGATTCTGAAAGATGCAGCCAGTGCCGCCATTTATGGTGCGGAAGCAGGTAATGGAGTTATCCTAATTACTACGAAGTCAGGAAGTCTGGGACAGACAAAAATAATGGCTGATGTACAATGGTCTTTTTCGAACCTTGCCAACAAAGTTGATTTGTTAGATGCTGAGCAGTATACACAATTTTATACCGAAGCATTTGGCGATGTCTTTACTTCACTTTATAACGAGCACTATATTGATGGAACTGATACAGATTGGCAAGATGAAATGTACGAGACGGGGCTCATGCAGAAGTATAACCTGAGTTTACAGGGAGGAAACAAAGCGGGAAAATTCTTTATTTCTCTTGGTTATATGGATAATGATGGTATGGTGAAGTTAGACCGGGACTATTACAAACGCTTTACTGGTCAGATTAATTCAAGTTACAATATTAAACCTTGGTTAGAGGTGGGGTCTAATAATACCATCACAAGTGTTAATAGTTCTACTTTGTCTGAAAATAGTGTGCAATATGGAATGATGAAAGATATTGTGCTTGCAGATCCATTGACACCGGTTTATTACAATTCGAATGATTTACCAGCCCGTGTTCAGACGGTTATTGCGAATGGCTTGCACCCGGTAACCAGTGATAATGGAGAATATTATGGATATAGCTGGGCGCGAAGTGGTTTAAATCCTTTAGCCGCTGTTCAAACCAGTAACACCGCAAATAAAACTTTCTCAGTTAATGGCATGACCTACGCAAACATTAAACCATTTAAGAATTTTGTTTTTACTTCTCGTTTAGGGTATACCTTAGGGAATGTGGCAAATCAAGAGTATAATCCAACACGATGGGATGGTTATTTTAAAGATGTAGACGCGCCTCTTGTGTTGCGGTCGCAGCAGGTTGCAGCCAGATACTACCAGTGGGAGAATTTCTTCAATTATACGCTTGAAACTGAACAAACGGGGAATTTCTCGATAATGGCTGGTTCTAGTTATATAAATAAAGAGTATAATATTGTTGGAGCGCAAACGAATGAATTATCAAGCGAAGAACCTAATTTCATTTATTTGAATTACAGTACTACCAGTGCGAATGATTTTGTGACAGGTAATTTATCCTATCAACGTCAGATTGCATATTATGGTCGTTTAAGTTGGGATTATAAGAATCGATACAATGTGCAAGCAAACTTTCGTGCCGATTCATATGATGCAGCCTATTTAGACCTTGATCATAACTGGGGATACTTTCCTTCAATTTCTGCCGGATGGACCTTCTCGAATGAGAATTTTATGGAGAGTGTAAAAGGGAACTTTTTTACTTACGGTAAATTGCGTGCAAGTTATGGTGTAAACGGATCTATTAGTAACCTTGGAAATTACATGTATGCTGCAACCCTTAGAACTGGACAGTATGATTTGACAGGTAATACCGCCAATATGGCCTATTGGTTAGATGATCAATTGTATCGTGGAACTTATCCCAATTCAGTATTGGCAAATCCAAAATTACGTTGGGAGCGCTCTAAACAACAAAACTATGGTCTTGATTTAAGATTTATGAACGATAGGCTGAGTACTACAATCGAGTATTACAATAAGCTTACAGATGGTTTACTTATTCAATCAGTTGCACCGCTCGTTACAGGTGCGGAAACGGTTTTCCAGAATTTGGGTGAGGTTACCAACAGCGGATTGGAGCTGGAACTAACATGGAAAGATAAAATCGGAGATTTTAGCTACGAAATAAGAGGAAGTTTTGCTACGGTAAATAATAATGTAGATAAATACCGGGGCGAAGGTACACGTATTGAGGGCGCCAGAATGCTTGCTTCTAGTAGCTACATAACTTTCTTTGAAGAAGGATATCCGTTATGGTATATCAGAGGATACAAACTGGATGGTGTAGATGCGACTACCGGAGCACCAATATTTGCAGACCTTACTGACGATGGCGAAATTACAGAAGCTGATCGTACCGACCTGGGTAATGCTATTCCTGATTATACTTACGGTTTAACTTTATCTGCTTCTTACAAGAATTTTGATGTTAGTATTTATGGAACAGGTACTTCTGGAAACAGTATGGTATATGCCATGATGAGTACTAGCGGAAGTGAACAAAGTAACCGACCTGCATTTCTTTATGAAGACCGCTGGACCAGTAGCAATACACAGGCCTCACTTCCTGCTCCTTTGTATCAGATGAATGATCCTCGTTTCTACAATTCAGATGCTTTTGTATTTGATGCATCTTTTTTCAAAATTAAACAGATTCAGTTAGGATATAAATTGCCCAAAAAGCTAATGGATCCTATTGGAATGGAATCAGTTAGAGCATACGTTCAACTTGATAACTTCTTTACATTTACAGACTATCCTGGAAGTGATCCTGAAACTAACGCATACAATAGTGCAATGGCTCTTGACTTCGGTAGTTATCCAATAGCCAAGTCCGTATCATTTGGTTTTAATATTACATTTTAA